In Rutidosis leptorrhynchoides isolate AG116_Rl617_1_P2 chromosome 2, CSIRO_AGI_Rlap_v1, whole genome shotgun sequence, one genomic interval encodes:
- the LOC139887592 gene encoding protein ALP1-like → MTSALRQLAYGTVVDMFDEYLKMSEQTSIICLDNFCKCTIHLYKERYMRSPNAYDVERLYSKHEEKHGFKDMLGSTDCMHWEWKNCPVALKGQYTRGDHKNPTIMLEAVASYDLLILHAFFRMAGSNNDINVLNQSPVFDKLKNGTTPSATFKVNGNQYTKGYYLVNGIYPDWATLLKGYAAPTDDPRIKFTRFQASARKDVVRALGVLQGRFHILRLAACTMSSNKMRRVMDCCIILHNMVLEDQEFA, encoded by the coding sequence ATGACTTCGGCTCTACGCCAGTTGGCGTATGGAACCGTCGTCGATATGTTTGATGAATATTTAAAAATGAGTGAACAAACCTCAATAATTTGTTTAGACAACTTTTGTAAATGTACTATTCATTTATACAAAGAACGTTACATGAGATCTCCCAATGCATACGACGTTGAACGATTATATAGTAAACATGAGGAGAAACATGGTTTTAAGGATATGCTCGGGAGTactgattgtatgcattgggagtgGAAGAATTGTCCAGTTGCTTTAAAGGGACAATACACTCGGGGTGATCACAAGAATCCCACCATTATGCTAGAAGCAGTTGCTTCATATGACTTGTTGATTTTGCATGCATTTTTTAGGATGGCGGGTTCCAACAATGATATAAATGTTTTGAATCAATCACCGGTTTTTGATAAACTAAAGAACGGAACAACTCCATCCGCAACATTTAAGGTAAATGGTAATCAATACACAAAAGGCTATTACCTCGTTAATGGTATATATCCTGACTGGGCTACCCTACTTAAAGGTTATGCGGCGCCGACAGATGACCCAAGGATTAAGTTTACCCGATTTCAAGCTAGTGCCCGAAAGGATGTTGTGAGGGCACTTGGGGTTCTTCAAGGTCGATTTCATATTTTAAGGTTAGCGGCATGCACTATGTCGTCGAACAAGATGCGAAGAGTGATGGATTGTTGTATCATATTACATAATATGGTTTTAGAAGATCAAGAATTTGCGTAA
- the LOC139890552 gene encoding probable 6-phosphogluconolactonase 4, chloroplastic → MAPPSIQKFESEEQVAIALAIYIFHLSAKFISEKGSFSVVLSGGSLIDTLRKLTEPPYVNSIEWSKWSIYFIDERVVPHNHPDSNYKLSYDGFFSKVPIPESNIYAIQEGLSPEEAADEYEQRLKNLVSNKTLITSTTTGFAKFDLILVGIGPEGHIASLFCWNFQRFEKTKWVTYITNSPKPPPQRITFTLPLINSASEIAIVVTGEDAADVVKVVLGPHADVVYPLPVQKIAPEGHLVWFLDKEATSKLK, encoded by the exons ATGGCGCCACCAAGTATTCAAAAATTTGAATCTGAAGAACAAGTAGCCATCGCTCTCGCTATTTACATATTTCATCTCTCTGCCAAATTCATATCCGAAAAAGGTTCATTCTCTGTTGTGTTATCCGGTGGCAGCTTAATCGACACACTTAG AAAGTTAACTGAGCCTCCGTATGTTAACTCCATAGAATGGTCGAAATGGTCAATCTACTTTATCGATGAACGAGTCGTTCCTCATAATCATCCTGATTCAAATTACAAACTTTCGTATGACGGATTTTTCAGTAAG GTGCCAATACCCGAATCTAACATCTACGCCATCCAAGAAGGGCTATCGCCAGAGGAAGCAGCGGATGAATACGAGCAACGTCTCAAAAATTTAGTATCAAACAAAACACTCATAACATCAACGACAACAGGGTTTGCAAAGTTTGATCTAATATTAGTCGGAATCGGTCCAGAAGGGCACATTGCGTCGCTCTTTTGTTGGAACTTTCAACGGTTTGAGAAGACAAAGTGGGTAACATATATAACGAATTCACCTAAACCGCCACCTCAGAGGATTACTTTCACCTTACCTTTAATCAATTCAGCATCGGAGATCGCGATAGTTGTGACCGGAGAAGATGCAGCCGATGTTGTGAAGGTGGTATTGGGCCCACATGCTGACGTTGTTTACCCTTTGCCTGTGCAAAAGATTGCACCTGAAGGACATCTTGTATGGTTCTTGGATAAGGAGGCTACTTCAAAGCTTAAATAA
- the LOC139890553 gene encoding probable 6-phosphogluconolactonase 4, chloroplastic has product MPAANILKFETEEATADALTHYIISLSAKSIADHGSFSVVLSGGTLFDTLRKLVEPPYVSSVDWSKWLIFFLDERVVPLDHVDSNYKLAYDGFLSKVPIPKSNIYPIKEGLSAEEAADEYEQRLKALVANNTLKTSPVTGFAKFDLMLIGMGPDGHVASLFCWHFQRFEKKRWVTFITDSPKPPPPRITFTFPLINSAAEIALVVVGEEKADAVKVALGPHADYGYPLPVQKVSPEGNLTWFLDNGATSLLKSNL; this is encoded by the exons ATGCCGGCAGCTAACATCCTGAAGTTCGAAACGGAAGAAGCCACCGCAGATGCTTTAACTCATTACATTATATCTCTATCTGCTAAATCCATCGCCGATCACGGTTCATTCTCCGTCGTGCTCTCCGGCGGTACTTTATTCGATACTCTCAG AAAGTTAGTAGAGCCTCCGTATGTAAGCTCAGTTGACtggtcaaaatggttgattttctTCCTTGATGAACGAGTTGTGCCATTGGATCATGTTGATTCGAATTACAAGCTTGCTTATGATGGATTTCTCAGTAAG GTGCCGATTCCCAAATCGAACATTTATCCCATCAAGGAAGGATTATCAGCCGAGGAAGCAGCAGACGAATACGAGCAGCGCCTAAAAGCATTGGTAGCAAACAATACACTAAAAACATCACCAGTTACAGGGTTTGCTAAATTCGATCTGATGTTAATCGGAATGGGTCCCGACGGACATGTTGCATCTCTCTTCTGCTGGCATTTTCAACGTTTTGAGAAGAAAAGATGGGTGACGTTCATTACAGATTCACCTAAACCGCCACCTCCTAGAATCACGTTTACATTCCCTTTGATCAATTCGGCGGCTGAGATCGCTTTGGTTGTGGTCGGAGAAGAGAAAGCCGATGCAGTGAAGGTTGCGTTGGGCCCACATGCTGATTATGGGTACCCGTTACCTGTGCAGAAGGTTTCACCCGAAGGAAATCTTACATGGTTTTTGGACAATGGGGCTACTTCACTGCTCAAGAGTAACTTGTAG